One Loxodonta africana isolate mLoxAfr1 chromosome 15, mLoxAfr1.hap2, whole genome shotgun sequence genomic window carries:
- the LOC100676845 gene encoding olfactory receptor 8B3-like, with protein MKIFRFPHRFPNMRILARNDSLVTEFIFAGLTDRPELQQPLFYLFLMIYIVTMVGNLCLIVLIGINSHLHTPMYYFLFNLSFIDLCFSSVFTPKMLMNFVSKKNVISYDGCMTQLFFFLFFVISESYMLTLMAYDRYVAICNPLLYRVTMSHQVCSVLTLSAYAMGFAGATAHTGCMLRLTFCNANIINHYLCDILPLLQLSCTSTYVNEVVVLIVVGINITVPSFTILISYIFILISILHIKSTQGRSKAFSTCSSHIIAISLFFGSAAFMYLMYFSPESMEQRKVSSVFYTNVGPMFNPLIYSLRNKNVKAALRKALIRIQRRNIL; from the coding sequence ATGAAAATTTTCCGTTTTCCTCACAGATTTCCAAATATGAGAATACTGGCAAGAAATGACTCATTAGTgactgaatttatttttgctggatTAACAGATCGTCCAGAGCTCCAGCAGCCTCTGTTTTACTTGTTTCTAATGATCTACATTGTCACCATGGTGGGCAATCTCTGCTTGATTGTTCTTATTGGGATAAATTctcacctccacacccccatgtactatttcctttTTAATCTATCCTTCATTGACCtctgtttctcttctgttttcaCCCCCAAAATGCTGATGAACTTTGTATCAAAGAAGAATGTCATCTCCTATGATGGGTGCATGACCcaactgtttttctttctcttttttgtcatCTCTGAAAGCTATATGCTGACCTTGATGGCCTATGATCGTTATGTGGCCATTTGCAATCCTTTGCTGTATAGGGTCACCATGTCCCATCAAGTATGTTCTGTGCTGACACTTTCTGCATATGCCATGGGATTTGCTGGAGCCACTGCCCACACAGGCTGCATGCTTAGACTAACCTTCTGCAATGCTAATATCATCAACCATTACTTGTGTGACATTCTCCCTCTCCTCCAACTCTCTTGTACCAGCACTTATGTCAACGAGGTAGTAGTTCTCATTGTGGTGGGTATCAATATTACAGTACCCAGTTTTACCATCTTAATTTCTTATATTTTCATCCTCATTAGCATTCTTCATATCAAGTCTACTCAAGGAAGATCAAAAGCTTTCAGCACCTGTAGCTCCCACATCATtgctatttctcttttttttgggtCGGCCGCATTTATGTATCTTATGTATTTTTCTCCTGAATCTATGGAACAGCGAAAAGTTTCATCTGTTTTCTATACTAACGTGGGGCCCATGTTTAACCCTCTGATCTACAGCTTGAGGAACAAGAATGTCAAAGCAGCCCTGAGGAAAGCCTTGATTAGAATCCAGAGGAGAAACATACTCTAA